Proteins encoded in a region of the Rutidosis leptorrhynchoides isolate AG116_Rl617_1_P2 chromosome 9, CSIRO_AGI_Rlap_v1, whole genome shotgun sequence genome:
- the LOC139869322 gene encoding uncharacterized protein, translated as MSVDTATETDDAITGMFLINSSPAHVLFDCGVNRSFMSVTLCDKLKLPINVLSEPLRIEVGDGRTVPVTTSVSGVTIEIVRNEFPMTCLVIPIPSFDVVLGMDWLSCHKASIKCDKKIIHFPLADGTRAVARGERGGFNCPLISMMKAKKSLAKGYDSFLAYVIDAKKEKKSVSDIPIVSEFPEVFPDELPGLPPVREVEYKIELLPGSTPMAKAPYRLAPSEIRDMMSQIQELLDRGFIRPSSSP; from the coding sequence ATGTCAGTTGATACAGCTACTGAAACTGACGATGCGATTACCGGTATGTTTCTGATAAATTCTTCGCCGGCTCATGTGTTATTTGATTGTGGAGTAAATCGCTCTTTTATGTCTGTTACACTATGTGATAAGTTGAAATTGCCTATCAACGTATTATCTGAACCTTTAAGAATAGAAGTGGGTGATGGTAGAACGGTTCCAGTCACAACCTCTGTGTCTGGAGTAACCATTGAAATAGTTAGGAATGAATTCCCTATGACTTGTCTTGTTATTCCTATACCGAGCTTTGATGTCGTATTAGGTATGGATTGGTTAAGCTGCCATAAGGCAAGTATAAAATGTGATAAGAAAATAATTCATTTTCCATTGGCTGATGGGACACGGGCTGTGGCCCGAGGTGAACGGGGCGGGTTTAATTGTCCATTAATTTCAATGATGAAGGCTAAGAAATCATTAGCCAAGGGATATGATTCGTTTCTAGCATATGTGATCGATGCAAAGAAAGAGAAGAAATCCGTGTCTGATATCCCGATAGTGTCCGAATTCCCAGAAGTGTTTCCTGATGAGTTACCGGGCTTACCGCCAGTAAGAGAGGTAGAGTACAAGATTGAATTATTGCCGGGTTCTACACCAATGGCAAAGGCTCCGTATCGATTAGCACCCTCCGAGATTCGTGATATGATGTCGCAAATTCAGGAGTTGCTAGATCGTGGGTTTATTCGGCCAAGTTCTTCGCCATAG